In Phycisphaerae bacterium, one genomic interval encodes:
- a CDS encoding Rrf2 family transcriptional regulator, whose protein sequence is MCQSAEYALRAIVWLASQGESTVGTAKIARRTHVPPGYMSKVLQTLARAGLVQSNPGRTGGFRLTRPAEQISVLEVVNAVDVVERIRRCPLGLESHNHTLCPLHRRLDQVAEMVERAYGETTIAEIVAETTPVRALCESA, encoded by the coding sequence ATGTGTCAAAGTGCCGAGTACGCATTGAGAGCCATCGTCTGGCTTGCAAGTCAAGGCGAATCGACGGTGGGGACGGCTAAAATCGCCCGGCGCACCCATGTGCCGCCCGGGTACATGTCAAAGGTACTCCAAACCCTGGCACGCGCTGGGCTGGTACAGTCAAACCCTGGCCGCACCGGGGGATTTCGTCTCACGCGGCCAGCAGAGCAGATCTCTGTCCTCGAGGTCGTGAACGCCGTTGACGTCGTGGAACGCATTCGGCGGTGTCCACTCGGGCTTGAGTCTCACAATCACACGCTCTGCCCCCTGCACCGTCGTCTCGACCAGGTCGCTGAGATGGTGGAACGTGCGTACGGCGAGACAACCATTGCCGAGATCGTCGCCGAGACGACGCCCGTTAGAGCGCTCTGTGAATCCGCATGA
- the ric gene encoding iron-sulfur cluster repair di-iron protein, whose amino-acid sequence MTEISPHMAVGQLVVERPSRARILEQFGIDYCCGGQQTLGEACAAQRIDTQEVVSALREADLEPVATEETDWAAASLDELIANILNEHHAYLRRELPRLSGLTAKVHSVHGQRHPELAEVRQTYDALRAELEAHLMKEEQILFPLIRAMESFQTLEAVHCGSVQNPIRAMEHEHNSAGAALAQMRKLTGDFTPPGDGCNTYRAMLDGLAGLEADLHRHIHKENNILFPRATELEATMAQARSAGNG is encoded by the coding sequence ATGACGGAGATCTCCCCACATATGGCGGTCGGGCAGCTGGTCGTCGAGCGTCCAAGCCGGGCCCGCATTCTTGAGCAATTTGGCATCGATTACTGCTGTGGTGGCCAACAGACCCTCGGCGAGGCCTGCGCTGCGCAGCGAATCGATACACAGGAGGTGGTCTCCGCCTTGCGTGAGGCAGACCTGGAACCCGTCGCGACGGAAGAGACGGATTGGGCGGCCGCGTCACTCGACGAACTGATCGCCAACATCCTGAACGAGCATCACGCATACTTGCGGCGCGAGTTGCCGCGCCTGTCAGGACTCACCGCCAAGGTGCATTCGGTTCACGGCCAGCGGCATCCGGAGCTCGCCGAGGTCCGTCAAACGTACGATGCCCTTCGCGCTGAACTCGAGGCGCACTTGATGAAGGAGGAGCAGATTCTGTTCCCCCTGATTCGGGCGATGGAGTCATTCCAAACGTTGGAAGCGGTTCATTGTGGCTCCGTGCAGAACCCGATCCGGGCCATGGAACACGAGCACAATTCTGCCGGCGCGGCACTCGCACAGATGCGCAAACTCACGGGCGATTTCACGCCGCCGGGCGATGGCTGCAACACCTACCGGGCGATGCTGGATGGACTGGCAGGCCTCGAGGCGGATCTCCATCGGCACATCCACAAGGAAAACAACATTCTGTTTCCACGCGCAACGGAGCTGGAGGCAACCATGGCGCAAGCGAGATCCGCCGGAAACGGCTGA